A region of Numida meleagris isolate 19003 breed g44 Domestic line chromosome 26, NumMel1.0, whole genome shotgun sequence DNA encodes the following proteins:
- the GNGT2 gene encoding guanine nucleotide-binding protein G(I)/G(S)/G(O) subunit gamma-T2, translated as MAQDMTEKELLKMELDQLKKEVKNERQMVSKTGKELKEYIESMAGEDPLLKGVPEDKNPFKEKGGCTIS; from the exons ATGGCTCAGGATATGACAGAGAAGGAACTGCTGAAGATGGAACTGGATCAGCTGAAGAAGGAGGTGAAGAACGAGAGGCAAATG gTCTCCAAGACCGGCAAAGAGCTCAAGGAGTACATCGAATCCATGGCAGGAGAGGACCCGCTGTTGAAAGGCGTCCCTGAGGACAAGAACCCCTTTAAGGAGAAGGGTGGCTGTACGATAAGCTGA
- the ABI3 gene encoding ABI gene family member 3 isoform X1, which translates to MTEPLQPCDIPAARQGLRDNHSNLQRVAEYCESNYLQASDKRKALEETMAFSTQSLASVAYQVSSLATTFLQLLDLQAAELQKLEANVSCVAQSVDMHKEKVSRREIGSLTVSKRFPAHQKIISPPNPPFLEPYYRKPLNFSILDDVGHGIKDHSTQLSRTGTLSRKGIKIATQSAGTMGRSTRVPEPIQPPMIPEGKLSAASSASSLTSLSTPTSPRGPAPTAAGGPGRAPTRHQPSSPRRPRATAATTTGAAQLGGFHPPPTTTSCRGAPLCPRELPGQSGDPLPVHTAEGQRALLRARGSHLRHAEVLRRMVRRHPGRGSGFLPWQLRGALLSTRGSPAPHRPPSSAASRRRGLHFAFDSWLRPAGVLHGSALLLQPRHGPVPDAAACTPHIPPACSLHLSHSLLLFFLMTPAIAAAAAVV; encoded by the exons ATGACGGAGCCGCTGCAGCCCTGCGACATCCCAGCGGCCCGGCAGGGCCTGCGAGACAACCACAGCAACCTGCAGCGCGTGGCCGAGTACTGCGAGAGCAACTACCTGCAG gcgAGCGACAAGCGGAAGGCGCTGGAGGAGACGATGGCATTCAGCACGCAGTCCCTGGCCAGTGTGGCCTACCAGGTCAGCAGCCTGGCCACCACCTTCCTGCAGCTTCTGGACCTGCAGGCGGCCGAGCTGCAGAAGCTGGAAGCCAACGTCAGCTGCGTGGCCCAG AGTGTTGACATGCACAAGGAGAAAGTGTCTCGCCGGGAGATCGGCTCCCTGACCGTCAGCAAGAGGTTCCCAGCCCACCAGAAGATCATATCCCCCCCCAACCCACCCTTCCTGGAGCCCTACTACAGGAAACCCCTCAACTTCAGCATCCTGGATGACGTTGGCCACGGCATAAAG GACCACAGCACCCAGCTGTCCCGCACGGGCACCCTGTCTCGGAAAGGGATCAAGATAGCCACGCAGTCTGCAGGCACCATGGG GAGGAGCACCCGTGTCCCTGAGCCCATCCAGCCGCCCATGATTCCCGAGGGAAAACTCTCTGCAGCTTCATCCGCCTCCTCGCTGACATCGCTCAG CACCCCCACCTCTCCCCGGGGACCTGCTCCCACCGCCGCCGGGGGACCTGGCCGTGCCCCCACCAGACACCAGCCTTCCAG CCCCCGACGACCTCGAGCCACCGCTGCCACCACCACCGGTGCTGCCCAACTTGGAGGATTTCACCCCcctcccaccaccaccagctgcagaggagcaccCCTGTGTCCCCGAGAGCTACCTGGACAAAG TGGTGACCCTCTACCCGTACACACGGCAGAAGGACAACGAGCTCTCCTTCGAGCCCGGGGCTCTCATCTACGTCACGCGGAGGTACTCCGACGGATGGTGCGAAGGCATCCTGGGCGAGGAAGCGGGTTTCTTCCCTGGCAATTACGTGGAGCCCTTCTGAGCACCAGGGGTTCCCCAGCCCCTCATCGCCCACCCAGCTCAGCTGCGTCCAGGAGGCGAGGGCTCCACTTTGCCTTCGACTCTTGGCTTCGCCCAGCTGGTGTTTTGCACGGCTCAGCCCTTTTGCTGCAGCCACGCCATGGCCCCGTGCcagatgctgctgcctgcaccccaCACATCccccctgcctgctccctgcacctCTCTCactctttattattattttttttaatgacaccagcaattgctgctgctgctgctgtggtttaG
- the PHOSPHO1 gene encoding phosphoethanolamine/phosphocholine phosphatase isoform X2, with amino-acid sequence MASSRPPKYLLVFDFDETIINENSDDSIVRAAPGQALPEHVRQSFREGFYNEYMQRVLAYMGDQGVKMGDFKAVYENIPLSPGMPDLFQFLSKNHELFEIILISDANMFGIECKLRAAGFYSLFRKIFSNPSSFDKRGYFTLGPYHSHKCLDCPANMCKRKILTEYLAERAQEEVEFERVFYVGDGANDFCPSVTLTSADVAFPRKGYPMHQMAQEMENKKPGAFRAAVVPWESGTEVARYLQELLKKKC; translated from the coding sequence ATGGCCAGCTCCCGGCCTCCCAAGTACCTCCTGGTCTTCGATTTTGATGAGACCATCATCAACGAGAACAGCGATGACTCCATCGTGCGGGCGGCCCCGGGGCAGGCGTTGCCCGAGCACGTCCGGCAGAGCTTCCGCGAGGGCTTCTACAACGAGTACATGCAACGCGTCCTGGCCTACATGGGGGACCAGGGCGTCAAGATGGGGGACTTCAAGGCCGTCTATGAGAACATTCCCCTGTCTCCCGGCATGCCTGACCTCTTCCAGTTCCTCTCCAAGAACCACGAGCTCTTTGAGATCATCCTCATCTCCGACGCCAACATGTTTGGCATCGAGTGCAAGCTGAGGGCGGCCGGTTTTTACTCCCTCTTCCGCAAGATCTTCAGCAACCCGTCCAGCTTCGACAAGAGGGGCTACTTCACCTTGGGGCCCTACCACAGCCACAAGTGCCTTGACTGCCCAGCCAATATGTGCAAACGCAAAATCCTGACGGAGTACCTGGCCGAGAGAGCGCAGGAAGAGGTGGAATTCGAGAGGGTGTTTTACGTGGGGGACGGTGCCAACGACTTCTGCCCTTCCGTGACTTTGACTTCAGCTGACGTTGCTTTCCCACGGAAGGGCTACCCCATGCACCAGATGGCCCAGGAGATGGAGAATAAGAAGCCTGGAGCTTTCCGGGCCGCTGTTGTTCCCTGGGAGTCGGGTACCGAGGTTGCCCGCTATCTGCAGGAGCTCCTCAAGAAGAAGTGCTGA
- the PHOSPHO1 gene encoding phosphoethanolamine/phosphocholine phosphatase isoform X1 gives MKRCCEGVGLPCLFKGVGMASSRPPKYLLVFDFDETIINENSDDSIVRAAPGQALPEHVRQSFREGFYNEYMQRVLAYMGDQGVKMGDFKAVYENIPLSPGMPDLFQFLSKNHELFEIILISDANMFGIECKLRAAGFYSLFRKIFSNPSSFDKRGYFTLGPYHSHKCLDCPANMCKRKILTEYLAERAQEEVEFERVFYVGDGANDFCPSVTLTSADVAFPRKGYPMHQMAQEMENKKPGAFRAAVVPWESGTEVARYLQELLKKKC, from the exons atgaaaaggtgcTGTGAGGGTGTTGGGCTGCCATGCCTGTTTAAG ggTGTTGGTATGGCCAGCTCCCGGCCTCCCAAGTACCTCCTGGTCTTCGATTTTGATGAGACCATCATCAACGAGAACAGCGATGACTCCATCGTGCGGGCGGCCCCGGGGCAGGCGTTGCCCGAGCACGTCCGGCAGAGCTTCCGCGAGGGCTTCTACAACGAGTACATGCAACGCGTCCTGGCCTACATGGGGGACCAGGGCGTCAAGATGGGGGACTTCAAGGCCGTCTATGAGAACATTCCCCTGTCTCCCGGCATGCCTGACCTCTTCCAGTTCCTCTCCAAGAACCACGAGCTCTTTGAGATCATCCTCATCTCCGACGCCAACATGTTTGGCATCGAGTGCAAGCTGAGGGCGGCCGGTTTTTACTCCCTCTTCCGCAAGATCTTCAGCAACCCGTCCAGCTTCGACAAGAGGGGCTACTTCACCTTGGGGCCCTACCACAGCCACAAGTGCCTTGACTGCCCAGCCAATATGTGCAAACGCAAAATCCTGACGGAGTACCTGGCCGAGAGAGCGCAGGAAGAGGTGGAATTCGAGAGGGTGTTTTACGTGGGGGACGGTGCCAACGACTTCTGCCCTTCCGTGACTTTGACTTCAGCTGACGTTGCTTTCCCACGGAAGGGCTACCCCATGCACCAGATGGCCCAGGAGATGGAGAATAAGAAGCCTGGAGCTTTCCGGGCCGCTGTTGTTCCCTGGGAGTCGGGTACCGAGGTTGCCCGCTATCTGCAGGAGCTCCTCAAGAAGAAGTGCTGA
- the ABI3 gene encoding ABI gene family member 3 isoform X2, protein MTEPLQPCDIPAARQGLRDNHSNLQRVAEYCESNYLQASDKRKALEETMAFSTQSLASVAYQVSSLATTFLQLLDLQAAELQKLEANVSCVAQSVDMHKEKVSRREIGSLTVSKRFPAHQKIISPPNPPFLEPYYRKPLNFSILDDVGHGIKDHSTQLSRTGTLSRKGIKIATQSAGTMGRSTRVPEPIQPPMIPEGKLSAASSASSLTSLSSSGGAPGEGIPAPPPPPPLPGPPPPPTLTAATIPAPPPLPGDLLPPPPGDLAVPPPDTSLPAPDDLEPPLPPPPVLPNLEDFTPLPPPPAAEEHPCVPESYLDKVVTLYPYTRQKDNELSFEPGALIYVTRRYSDGWCEGILGEEAGFFPGNYVEPF, encoded by the exons ATGACGGAGCCGCTGCAGCCCTGCGACATCCCAGCGGCCCGGCAGGGCCTGCGAGACAACCACAGCAACCTGCAGCGCGTGGCCGAGTACTGCGAGAGCAACTACCTGCAG gcgAGCGACAAGCGGAAGGCGCTGGAGGAGACGATGGCATTCAGCACGCAGTCCCTGGCCAGTGTGGCCTACCAGGTCAGCAGCCTGGCCACCACCTTCCTGCAGCTTCTGGACCTGCAGGCGGCCGAGCTGCAGAAGCTGGAAGCCAACGTCAGCTGCGTGGCCCAG AGTGTTGACATGCACAAGGAGAAAGTGTCTCGCCGGGAGATCGGCTCCCTGACCGTCAGCAAGAGGTTCCCAGCCCACCAGAAGATCATATCCCCCCCCAACCCACCCTTCCTGGAGCCCTACTACAGGAAACCCCTCAACTTCAGCATCCTGGATGACGTTGGCCACGGCATAAAG GACCACAGCACCCAGCTGTCCCGCACGGGCACCCTGTCTCGGAAAGGGATCAAGATAGCCACGCAGTCTGCAGGCACCATGGG GAGGAGCACCCGTGTCCCTGAGCCCATCCAGCCGCCCATGATTCCCGAGGGAAAACTCTCTGCAGCTTCATCCGCCTCCTCGCTGACATCGCTCAG CTCCAGCGGAGGAGCTCCAGGGGAAGGCATCCCGGcaccacccccacccccacccctcccgggaccaccaccaccacccaccCTGACCGCAGCCACCATCCCAGCACCCCCACCTCTCCCCGGGGACCTGCTCCCACCGCCGCCGGGGGACCTGGCCGTGCCCCCACCAGACACCAGCCTTCCAG CCCCCGACGACCTCGAGCCACCGCTGCCACCACCACCGGTGCTGCCCAACTTGGAGGATTTCACCCCcctcccaccaccaccagctgcagaggagcaccCCTGTGTCCCCGAGAGCTACCTGGACAAAG TGGTGACCCTCTACCCGTACACACGGCAGAAGGACAACGAGCTCTCCTTCGAGCCCGGGGCTCTCATCTACGTCACGCGGAGGTACTCCGACGGATGGTGCGAAGGCATCCTGGGCGAGGAAGCGGGTTTCTTCCCTGGCAATTACGTGGAGCCCTTCTGA